From one Nonomuraea polychroma genomic stretch:
- a CDS encoding amino acid permease, whose protein sequence is MTIDEDSRRLAELGYKQELARTWSGFSNFAISFSIISILAGCFTTFGQAWNNGGPIAISWGWPLISLFILIIGFCMSELVSAYPTAGGIYWWAAKMGKPIHGWFTGWLNLIGLIAVTASVDYGCATFLNITLNRLTGGAWEATLPQAFLLFVIILALHALINIYSHRLISVLQNVSVWWHVVGAAIVVAILIFAPSQHQTADFVFFGTNNNSGFGDGSNGFTFWLYVLPLGFLLTQYTITGFDACAHVSEETQGAAKSAARGLWQSIFYSAIGGWILLLAFLFAATNVDELNKQGGFVGAIFETALSSPLATAIFAISTIGQFFCGMSCVTSMSRMTYAFSRDGAVPGWRLWSKVDRNRTPVNAILGGCVVAALITLPALYAPPGLTTPVAFYAVVSIAVIGLYLAFLIPIWLRLRMGDKFEPGPWTLGKRYRVLCWIACVEIVIVSIYFIMPFSPAGVPGNPDFTWTSVNYAPIAVGLVLIGIALWWSLSAKHWFTGPRRTVDEVPAP, encoded by the coding sequence ATGACCATTGACGAGGATTCCAGGCGACTTGCCGAGCTCGGCTACAAACAAGAGCTGGCCCGAACCTGGAGCGGATTCTCAAACTTCGCCATCTCCTTCTCCATCATCTCGATCCTCGCCGGCTGCTTCACGACGTTCGGACAGGCCTGGAACAACGGCGGCCCCATCGCCATCTCCTGGGGCTGGCCGCTGATCTCGTTGTTCATCCTTATCATCGGCTTCTGCATGTCGGAGCTGGTGTCGGCATACCCGACCGCCGGCGGCATCTACTGGTGGGCCGCCAAGATGGGCAAGCCGATCCACGGCTGGTTCACCGGCTGGCTCAACCTGATCGGCCTCATCGCCGTCACCGCGTCGGTCGACTACGGCTGCGCGACGTTCCTCAACATCACCCTCAACCGGCTGACCGGCGGCGCGTGGGAAGCCACGCTGCCTCAAGCGTTCCTGCTGTTCGTGATCATCTTGGCGCTGCACGCCCTGATCAACATCTACAGCCACAGGCTGATCTCGGTGCTGCAGAACGTCTCGGTCTGGTGGCACGTGGTGGGCGCCGCGATCGTCGTCGCCATCCTGATCTTCGCGCCCAGCCAGCACCAGACGGCCGACTTCGTCTTCTTCGGCACCAACAACAACTCCGGCTTCGGCGACGGCTCCAACGGCTTCACCTTCTGGCTGTACGTGCTGCCGCTCGGCTTCCTGCTCACCCAGTACACGATCACCGGCTTCGACGCCTGCGCCCACGTGTCAGAGGAGACGCAGGGCGCCGCCAAGAGCGCGGCTCGCGGCCTGTGGCAGTCGATCTTCTACTCGGCCATCGGCGGCTGGATCCTGCTGCTGGCGTTCCTGTTCGCCGCCACGAACGTCGACGAGCTCAACAAACAGGGCGGCTTCGTCGGCGCCATCTTCGAGACCGCACTGTCGTCCCCGCTGGCCACCGCGATCTTCGCGATCTCCACCATCGGGCAGTTCTTCTGCGGGATGAGCTGCGTGACGTCGATGTCGCGGATGACGTACGCGTTCTCGCGCGACGGCGCGGTGCCCGGCTGGCGGCTGTGGTCCAAGGTGGACCGTAACCGCACCCCCGTCAACGCGATCCTCGGGGGCTGCGTGGTGGCCGCGCTGATCACGCTGCCCGCCCTGTACGCCCCTCCCGGCCTCACCACGCCGGTCGCGTTCTACGCCGTCGTGTCGATCGCGGTCATCGGGCTCTACCTGGCGTTCCTGATCCCGATCTGGTTGCGCCTGCGCATGGGCGACAAGTTCGAGCCCGGCCCGTGGACCCTTGGCAAGAGATATCGGGTCCTGTGCTGGATCGCCTGCGTCGAGATCGTGATCGTCTCGATCTACTTCATCATGCCGTTCTCGCCGGCCGGCGTACCGGGCAACCCGGACTTCACGTGGACGTCGGTCAACTACGCGCCGATCGCGGTGGGGCTCGTGCTGATCGGCATCGCCCTGTGGTGGTCGTTGTCGGCCAAGCACTGGTTCACAGGTCCTCGCCGCACGGTCGACGAGGTCCCGGCACCCTGA
- a CDS encoding type 1 glutamine amidotransferase domain-containing protein — MLNGKTIAFLVAPEGVEQVELTEPWKAVKQAGGTPRLVSTHRGQVQAFHHLDKADTFAVDDTVDSAEATAFDGLVLPGGVANPDRLRTVPQAVQFVRAFFDAGKPVAAICHAPWTLIEADVVRGRTLTSWPSLRTDLRNAGATWEDQEVIVCTAGPNTLVTSRKPDDLKAFCQAATDAFGE; from the coding sequence ATGCTGAACGGCAAGACCATCGCGTTCCTGGTCGCTCCCGAGGGAGTGGAGCAGGTGGAGCTCACCGAACCATGGAAGGCCGTCAAGCAGGCGGGCGGGACGCCGCGGCTCGTCTCCACCCACCGGGGTCAGGTCCAGGCGTTCCACCACCTGGACAAGGCGGACACGTTCGCCGTGGACGACACGGTGGACAGCGCCGAGGCCACCGCGTTCGACGGCCTCGTACTCCCGGGTGGTGTCGCCAACCCCGACCGCCTGCGTACGGTGCCGCAGGCCGTGCAGTTCGTCCGCGCCTTCTTCGACGCGGGCAAACCCGTGGCGGCCATCTGCCACGCGCCGTGGACCTTGATCGAGGCCGACGTGGTACGCGGACGTACGCTCACGTCCTGGCCCAGCCTCCGGACCGACCTGCGCAACGCCGGCGCGACCTGGGAGGACCAGGAGGTCATCGTGTGCACGGCCGGCCCGAACACGCTGGTCACCAGCCGCAAGCCGGACGATCTCAAGGCCTTCTGTCAGGCCGCGACCGACGCGTTCGGCGAGTGA
- a CDS encoding heavy-metal-associated domain-containing protein, which yields MTVTTYQVEGMTCGHCVSSVTAEVGKVAGVSEVQVDLASGAVTVTSAAPLDRALVEEAVTEAGYELAGKVELLPQAGGSCCGSGGCH from the coding sequence ATGACTGTTACGACATACCAGGTTGAGGGCATGACCTGCGGCCACTGCGTCAGCTCGGTGACCGCCGAGGTCGGCAAGGTGGCCGGGGTGAGCGAGGTCCAGGTGGACCTGGCGTCCGGAGCCGTGACGGTGACGAGCGCGGCGCCGCTCGACCGCGCGCTGGTCGAGGAGGCCGTGACCGAGGCCGGCTACGAGCTGGCCGGCAAGGTCGAGCTGCTGCCGCAGGCCGGCGGCTCGTGCTGCGGCTCCGGTGGTTGCCACTGA
- the ltrA gene encoding group II intron reverse transcriptase/maturase, whose protein sequence is MLSPGNLGRALRRVEANRGAPGVDGMSTEELRPWIREHWASVREALDAGTYRPLPVRRVVIPKPGGGQRMLGVPTVLDRLIQQAIAQVLVPIFDPFFSGSSFGFRPGKSAHQAVRVARRCVEDGLRWVVDVDLERFFDRVQFDVLMARVARKVDDRKILKLIRAYLEAGVMVDGIVQATVEGTPQGSPLSPILSNIMLDDLDRELWKRGHRFVRFADDIRVFVRSRRAAHRVLDSVTTMIEQRLKLKVNTEKSSVRHAREATLLGFGFFFTRSGVKIRVDPKAVSRLKDRIRELTSRRWSVSMPCRIGKLNAYVTGWMAYFHLADTPRVFKDLDEWFRRRMRQIRWKEWKKPKTRRRNLRKLGIPDHKAREWASSGKGYWRIAGSPILARALPNIHWTDLGLKGLYPTWHRLKTTA, encoded by the coding sequence ATGCTTTCGCCGGGGAATCTGGGCCGGGCGTTGAGGCGTGTGGAGGCCAACCGGGGCGCGCCTGGCGTGGACGGAATGAGCACGGAAGAACTTCGTCCGTGGATCCGCGAGCACTGGGCGAGCGTGCGGGAGGCGTTGGATGCGGGCACGTATCGGCCGTTGCCGGTCCGCCGGGTGGTGATCCCCAAACCCGGGGGCGGTCAGCGGATGCTGGGAGTGCCCACTGTGCTGGACAGGTTGATCCAGCAGGCGATTGCGCAAGTGCTCGTGCCGATCTTCGACCCGTTCTTTTCCGGTTCCAGCTTCGGGTTTCGCCCTGGCAAGTCCGCCCATCAGGCGGTGCGGGTCGCGCGGCGATGTGTGGAGGATGGGCTGCGATGGGTGGTAGATGTCGATCTTGAACGGTTCTTTGACCGGGTCCAGTTCGACGTGCTGATGGCACGGGTGGCGCGCAAGGTCGACGACCGCAAGATCCTCAAACTCATCCGGGCGTATCTGGAGGCCGGAGTGATGGTCGATGGGATCGTCCAGGCCACGGTGGAGGGGACTCCTCAGGGTTCCCCGCTGTCGCCGATCTTGTCGAACATCATGCTGGATGATCTGGACCGGGAGTTGTGGAAACGCGGTCACCGGTTCGTCCGCTTCGCTGATGACATCCGTGTCTTCGTGCGCAGCAGACGGGCCGCGCACCGGGTGCTCGACTCGGTGACCACGATGATCGAGCAGCGGTTGAAACTCAAGGTCAACACCGAGAAGTCCTCGGTCCGGCACGCTCGCGAGGCGACGTTGCTGGGGTTCGGGTTCTTCTTCACTCGGTCCGGGGTCAAGATCCGGGTCGATCCAAAGGCGGTCAGCCGCCTGAAGGACCGCATCCGGGAGTTGACCAGTCGCAGGTGGAGCGTGTCGATGCCCTGCAGGATCGGCAAGCTCAACGCCTATGTCACCGGGTGGATGGCCTACTTCCATCTGGCCGACACCCCCAGGGTGTTCAAGGATCTGGATGAGTGGTTTCGCCGTCGGATGCGGCAGATCCGCTGGAAAGAATGGAAGAAGCCCAAGACCCGACGCCGCAACCTGCGCAAGCTCGGCATCCCTGACCACAAGGCCAGGGAATGGGCATCGAGCGGCAAGGGCTACTGGCGCATCGCGGGCTCACCCATCCTGGCGCGGGCACTGCCCAACATCCACTGGACCGACCTTGGCCTGAAGGGTCTCTATCCGACCTGGCACAGGCTCAAAACCACGGCCTGA
- a CDS encoding DUF2809 domain-containing protein encodes MPRLPVALAAALTIAAGLGVRLLWDGPVPKYAGDALYTVLIYALIVLIRPGIRPWAAALVAAAVSWAIEFAQLTEIPSVLRPVLGSTFNPPDLFWYAAGAGAAFAAHALWLRRPPAHP; translated from the coding sequence GTGCCTCGCCTGCCCGTCGCCCTCGCCGCCGCCCTGACGATCGCGGCCGGGCTGGGGGTGCGGCTGTTGTGGGACGGCCCGGTGCCCAAATACGCGGGCGACGCCCTTTACACCGTGCTGATCTACGCTCTCATCGTGCTGATCCGGCCGGGAATCCGCCCGTGGGCGGCCGCGCTGGTGGCCGCGGCGGTGAGCTGGGCCATCGAGTTCGCCCAGCTCACGGAGATCCCTTCCGTCCTTCGCCCGGTGCTCGGCAGCACCTTCAACCCGCCCGACTTGTTCTGGTACGCCGCGGGAGCGGGTGCCGCCTTCGCCGCCCACGCCCTCTGGCTCAGGCGGCCACCCGCGCACCCCTGA
- a CDS encoding ABC transporter substrate-binding protein gives MRKWLARLAALGVALLVAGQGTTAALAQDPSAGKKTMRVGATQAMDSMNPFLAVRLVSTSIHRWMYGFLTVPDSKTLQPSPDLAESWTTSEDGLTWTFKIRAAKWSDGKPITAEDAAWTFNKMMTDEAAKTANGPAVENFESVTASGQDLTIKLKAPQASMLENPVPIMPKHVWESVTDMANYDAEKYPSVSSGPYFAIEHKKDQYVKLQANPNYWRGKPKIDELQVIFYDNPQAAIAGLKNGDIDLIGRLQPPEFQAIQNDPNIEAWNTQGRRASYLQINHGATTTDDKPVGDGHPALKDVKVRQALHYAIDKQKLVDEVQNGLAKPADGSIVPPMYTDFFWEATGDTKVTYDPAKANKILDDAGYKKGADGVRTMPDGGRKLEFRFSIHTDTPIEDKLAEYLTGFFKEIGITLTTKKLDSSKFSEETGVTGLFDIAISGWSVNPDPEEVMATHLCSRRPAPGGEGGGTESFFCDETFEKLYQEQLKELDRPKRAEILKQMQERLYTQAPIIAIYYPNDLEGYRKDRITSITPIPEAKGLLYGGSGYWPFYTVDVKATATGGGASGGGSNTGLIVGVVGGVVVVGLAAFLLTRRRKSTADERE, from the coding sequence ATGAGGAAATGGCTCGCGCGCCTGGCAGCGCTGGGCGTGGCGCTTTTAGTAGCAGGTCAGGGCACCACCGCCGCCCTTGCCCAGGATCCGTCGGCGGGGAAGAAGACCATGCGCGTCGGCGCGACGCAGGCCATGGACTCGATGAACCCGTTCCTGGCGGTCCGCCTGGTCTCGACGTCGATCCACCGCTGGATGTACGGCTTCCTCACCGTCCCCGACTCCAAGACCCTCCAGCCCAGCCCCGACCTGGCCGAATCGTGGACCACGTCCGAGGACGGGCTCACCTGGACGTTCAAGATCCGCGCCGCCAAATGGTCGGACGGCAAGCCGATCACGGCTGAGGACGCGGCCTGGACGTTCAACAAGATGATGACGGACGAGGCCGCCAAGACCGCCAACGGCCCGGCGGTGGAGAACTTCGAGAGCGTCACGGCCAGCGGCCAGGACCTGACCATCAAGCTCAAGGCCCCGCAGGCGTCCATGCTGGAGAACCCGGTCCCGATCATGCCCAAGCATGTCTGGGAGTCGGTCACCGACATGGCCAACTACGACGCCGAGAAGTACCCGAGCGTGAGCAGCGGCCCGTACTTCGCGATCGAGCACAAGAAGGACCAGTACGTCAAGCTGCAGGCCAACCCGAACTACTGGCGCGGCAAGCCCAAGATCGACGAGCTGCAGGTCATCTTCTACGACAATCCGCAGGCCGCCATCGCCGGCCTGAAGAACGGTGACATCGACCTGATCGGCCGCCTGCAGCCGCCCGAGTTCCAGGCCATCCAGAACGACCCGAACATCGAGGCGTGGAACACCCAGGGCCGGCGCGCGTCCTACCTGCAGATCAACCACGGCGCCACCACGACCGACGACAAGCCCGTCGGCGACGGCCACCCTGCGCTGAAGGACGTCAAGGTCCGCCAGGCGCTGCACTACGCCATCGACAAGCAGAAGCTGGTCGACGAGGTTCAGAACGGCCTGGCCAAGCCCGCTGACGGCTCGATCGTGCCGCCCATGTACACGGACTTCTTCTGGGAGGCCACCGGCGACACCAAGGTCACCTACGACCCCGCCAAGGCCAACAAGATCCTCGACGACGCCGGCTACAAGAAGGGCGCCGACGGCGTCCGTACGATGCCCGACGGGGGCCGCAAGCTGGAGTTCCGCTTCAGCATCCACACCGACACCCCGATCGAGGACAAGCTCGCCGAATACCTGACCGGCTTCTTCAAGGAGATCGGCATCACGCTGACCACCAAGAAGCTCGACTCCAGCAAGTTCAGCGAGGAGACCGGCGTCACCGGCCTGTTCGACATCGCGATCAGCGGCTGGTCGGTCAACCCCGACCCCGAGGAGGTCATGGCCACGCACCTGTGCAGCCGCAGGCCGGCCCCGGGCGGCGAGGGCGGCGGCACCGAGTCGTTCTTCTGCGACGAGACGTTCGAGAAGCTCTACCAGGAGCAGCTGAAGGAGCTCGACCGGCCCAAGCGCGCCGAGATCCTCAAGCAGATGCAGGAGCGGCTCTACACGCAGGCGCCGATCATCGCCATCTACTACCCGAACGACCTCGAGGGCTACCGCAAGGACCGGATCACCAGCATCACCCCGATCCCGGAGGCCAAGGGCCTGCTGTACGGCGGCAGCGGCTACTGGCCGTTCTACACCGTGGACGTCAAGGCCACGGCGACGGGCGGCGGCGCGAGCGGCGGCGGCTCCAACACCGGCCTCATCGTCGGTGTCGTCGGCGGCGTGGTGGTCGTGGGCCTGGCGGCCTTCCTCCTGACCAGGCGGCGCAAGAGCACCGCCGACGAACGCGAATGA
- a CDS encoding ABC transporter permease, whose product MTTPLEAAEPVAAQAAGPGDDRPTGRGTLQYALSKAGGALFSIAMVIIGTFFVFRLLPGDPVRNLAQGRNMTPAQLDLERRRLGLDKPLVDQFFDFVGDTLRLDLGTSYEYKRPVLDLIGERIGPTLLLTGTGLIIAVSLGIWQGTRAGWRFGSRFDRFSTGASLVLWSVPTFWLGLLLMMVFGVGIGPIPGLFPFRGIESVDAPDGFAYILDVASHMVLPCLTLVAVVYAQYLLVMRSSLLEEVSQDYVTVARAKGLRDDEVRRRHAVPNALLPTVTLVFMRIGFVVGGAVTVETIYTWPGLGQLFYEAVRVPDFTLMQGTFLLITVAVVVMNTLADVVYHVLDPRVRSA is encoded by the coding sequence ATGACGACTCCTCTCGAAGCAGCAGAGCCCGTCGCCGCCCAGGCGGCGGGCCCTGGTGACGACCGCCCCACTGGCCGCGGCACGCTGCAGTACGCGTTGTCGAAGGCCGGTGGGGCGTTGTTCAGCATCGCCATGGTGATCATCGGCACGTTCTTCGTGTTCCGCCTCCTGCCCGGCGACCCGGTACGCAACCTCGCGCAGGGCCGCAACATGACCCCTGCGCAGCTCGACCTGGAACGCCGCCGGCTCGGCCTCGACAAGCCGCTCGTCGACCAGTTCTTCGACTTCGTGGGCGACACGCTCAGGCTCGACCTCGGCACCTCCTACGAGTACAAGCGGCCAGTGCTCGACCTGATCGGCGAGCGCATCGGCCCGACGCTGCTGCTGACCGGCACAGGCTTGATCATCGCGGTCAGCCTCGGCATCTGGCAGGGCACCCGGGCCGGGTGGCGGTTCGGCAGCAGATTCGACCGCTTCTCCACGGGAGCGTCTCTGGTTCTGTGGTCGGTGCCCACGTTCTGGCTGGGACTGCTGCTCATGATGGTGTTCGGTGTCGGCATCGGGCCGATCCCGGGCCTGTTCCCCTTCCGAGGGATCGAGAGCGTGGACGCGCCCGACGGCTTCGCCTACATCCTGGACGTGGCGTCCCACATGGTGCTGCCGTGCCTGACGCTCGTGGCCGTGGTTTACGCGCAGTACCTCCTGGTCATGCGCTCGTCGCTGTTGGAGGAGGTCAGCCAGGACTACGTCACCGTGGCCCGGGCCAAAGGGCTGCGCGACGACGAGGTGCGCCGGCGGCACGCGGTGCCGAACGCGCTGCTGCCCACGGTGACGCTGGTCTTCATGCGAATCGGCTTCGTAGTCGGCGGCGCGGTGACCGTGGAAACCATCTACACCTGGCCGGGCCTGGGTCAGCTGTTCTACGAGGCGGTCAGGGTGCCTGACTTCACGCTCATGCAAGGCACGTTCCTACTGATCACCGTGGCGGTGGTCGTCATGAACACGCTGGCCGACGTGGTGTACCACGTGCTCGACCCGAGGGTGAGGTCGGCATGA
- a CDS encoding ABC transporter permease, whose protein sequence is MTSLAATRRRLALSRFWADFRSRRTGVAGLVILLVAVVLTLIAPLFIDENVTSVVDATGEKFAPPSLEDPFGTDESRRSILLMVWWGSRTSLLIGFLAALLSVVIGLVVGVAAGHFRGWLGGVLMRITDWFLVLPSLVTALVLAAILGGSTFTIIMAIGITTWPATARLIRAQTLAVEARPYIERSKALGAGHWHITTRHVLPNVAPLLLASTTLEVASAIVTESTLAFLGASANKTSWGTMLRHSYDFGAANNGAWWYITIPGLAILAVVMAFTLVGRALEAVLNPRLRRAA, encoded by the coding sequence ATGACGAGTCTCGCCGCTACCCGCAGACGGCTCGCGCTGAGCCGCTTCTGGGCCGACTTCCGAAGCCGCCGAACTGGAGTGGCCGGTCTGGTCATCCTCCTCGTCGCCGTGGTGCTCACCCTCATCGCGCCACTGTTCATCGACGAGAACGTGACCAGCGTCGTCGACGCCACCGGCGAGAAGTTCGCCCCGCCGAGCCTCGAGGACCCTTTCGGCACCGACGAATCGAGGCGCTCGATCCTGCTGATGGTGTGGTGGGGCTCGCGCACGTCGCTGCTCATCGGTTTCCTCGCCGCGCTGCTCAGCGTCGTGATCGGGTTGGTCGTCGGCGTCGCCGCCGGACACTTCCGCGGCTGGCTCGGCGGCGTGCTCATGCGGATCACCGACTGGTTCCTGGTGCTGCCGTCACTGGTCACCGCGCTGGTACTGGCGGCCATCCTGGGCGGCAGCACCTTCACGATCATCATGGCGATCGGGATCACGACGTGGCCGGCGACGGCTCGCCTTATCCGAGCGCAGACCCTGGCCGTGGAGGCCAGGCCCTACATCGAGCGTTCAAAGGCGCTCGGCGCCGGGCACTGGCACATCACGACCAGGCACGTGCTTCCCAACGTGGCGCCGCTTCTGCTGGCCAGCACCACGCTCGAGGTCGCCAGCGCGATCGTGACAGAGTCCACGCTGGCCTTCCTCGGCGCCAGTGCGAACAAGACCTCATGGGGCACCATGCTGCGGCATTCCTACGACTTCGGCGCGGCCAACAATGGCGCGTGGTGGTACATCACCATCCCTGGCCTGGCCATCCTCGCCGTCGTCATGGCGTTCACTCTGGTCGGCCGCGCCCTGGAGGCCGTGTTGAACCCTCGTCTCAGGAGGGCCGCATGA
- a CDS encoding ABC transporter ATP-binding protein, translating into MSLLELDDLSVTYRIASGEVPAVRGVSLTLDSGAALGVAGESGSGKSTLAMALLRLLPRDARVGGRILLDGEDVLAMNWGRMRAVRWAEASIVFQGAQHGLNPVRKIGDQIAEPLLVHGLAKPDAARKRVTELLEQVGLPAWRARSFPHELSGGQRQRVMIAMALACSPRLIIADEPTTALDVMVQAQVLTLIKELVAQHDISLIMISHDLSVLADVCDQLAVMYAGRVVEHGPSHEVFHDAKHPYSRALAAAFPTVGDPASRLAPKGLGGDPPDPMQLPTGCSFHPRCPVALEECATMDVELWAAGKGRTAACVHVQEAP; encoded by the coding sequence ATGAGCTTGCTTGAACTCGACGATTTGTCGGTGACCTACCGCATCGCCTCGGGCGAGGTGCCCGCGGTGCGCGGCGTGTCACTGACGCTCGACTCCGGAGCGGCACTCGGAGTCGCCGGCGAGTCGGGATCCGGCAAATCCACGCTGGCCATGGCGCTGCTCAGGCTCCTGCCCCGGGACGCGCGCGTCGGCGGCCGGATCCTGCTCGACGGCGAGGACGTCCTCGCCATGAACTGGGGCCGCATGCGGGCGGTGCGCTGGGCGGAGGCGTCGATCGTGTTCCAGGGCGCCCAGCACGGGCTCAACCCGGTACGCAAGATCGGCGACCAGATCGCCGAGCCGCTGCTCGTGCACGGCCTGGCCAAGCCGGACGCCGCCCGCAAGCGCGTCACCGAGCTGCTCGAACAGGTCGGCCTGCCGGCCTGGCGGGCCCGCAGCTTCCCGCACGAGTTGTCGGGCGGGCAGCGGCAACGCGTGATGATCGCGATGGCGCTGGCCTGCTCGCCCCGGCTGATCATCGCCGACGAGCCCACCACCGCGCTCGACGTGATGGTCCAGGCACAGGTCCTCACGTTGATCAAGGAGCTGGTGGCCCAGCACGACATCTCCCTGATCATGATCTCGCACGACCTGTCGGTGCTCGCCGACGTGTGCGACCAGCTCGCGGTCATGTACGCCGGCCGCGTCGTCGAACACGGCCCGTCGCACGAGGTCTTCCACGACGCCAAACACCCCTACAGCCGGGCGCTGGCGGCGGCGTTCCCGACGGTCGGCGATCCCGCGTCGCGCCTGGCTCCCAAGGGGCTCGGCGGTGACCCGCCCGACCCGATGCAGCTGCCGACCGGCTGCTCGTTCCACCCGCGCTGCCCGGTCGCGCTGGAGGAGTGCGCGACCATGGACGTGGAGCTCTGGGCGGCCGGCAAGGGCCGCACCGCGGCCTGCGTGCACGTACAGGAGGCCCCATGA
- a CDS encoding ABC transporter ATP-binding protein: protein MTETQTATEAVSTTRPTLLEARDLHVEFTARGRRARAVDGVNLAIGEGEIVALVGESGCGKTTLARTLLGLERPTSGEVRYGGAALDYSSKALKAYRRQVQLVLQDPTGSLNPRHTVYEAVAEGPRIHALQDEREVVATALSRAGLRPPDRFFLRYPHELSGGQRQRVVIAGALALNPKVLVADEPVASLDASVRGEILALLLKLREELGLSALVVTHDLGLAWNIADRVAVMYLGRIVESGPVEQVLTAPRHPYTQALMSVLPESPERVVLTGEPPDPTRIPGGCRFHARCQVLASGRAAEAGVDAQCRAEPLAILPPVSEAQAACYYADAVGEA from the coding sequence ATGACCGAGACGCAGACCGCTACCGAGGCGGTCTCGACGACGCGGCCGACCTTGCTGGAGGCCCGTGACCTGCACGTGGAGTTCACCGCGCGCGGCCGCCGCGCCCGCGCCGTGGACGGCGTGAACCTGGCGATCGGCGAGGGCGAGATCGTGGCGCTGGTCGGCGAGTCCGGCTGCGGCAAGACCACGCTGGCCCGCACCCTGCTCGGCCTCGAACGTCCCACCTCCGGCGAGGTCCGCTACGGCGGCGCCGCGCTGGACTACTCCTCCAAGGCGCTCAAGGCCTACCGCAGGCAGGTGCAGCTCGTCCTGCAGGACCCGACGGGCTCGCTCAACCCCCGGCACACGGTGTACGAGGCCGTCGCCGAGGGCCCGCGCATCCACGCCCTGCAGGACGAGCGGGAGGTCGTGGCCACGGCCCTGTCCAGGGCGGGGTTGCGGCCGCCTGACCGGTTCTTCCTGCGCTACCCGCACGAGCTGTCCGGCGGGCAGCGGCAGCGCGTGGTGATCGCGGGCGCGCTGGCGCTGAACCCTAAGGTGTTGGTCGCCGACGAGCCGGTGGCCTCGCTCGACGCCTCCGTACGCGGCGAGATCCTGGCTCTGCTGCTCAAGCTGCGGGAGGAACTGGGGTTGTCGGCACTGGTCGTCACCCACGACCTGGGGCTGGCGTGGAACATCGCGGACCGGGTGGCCGTGATGTACCTGGGCAGGATCGTCGAGTCCGGGCCTGTCGAGCAGGTGCTGACCGCGCCGCGGCACCCGTACACCCAGGCGCTGATGTCGGTGTTGCCCGAGTCCCCTGAGCGGGTGGTGCTGACCGGTGAGCCGCCGGACCCGACGCGGATCCCGGGCGGGTGCCGCTTCCACGCCCGCTGCCAGGTGCTCGCCTCCGGCCGGGCGGCCGAGGCCGGGGTGGACGCCCAGTGCCGTGCGGAGCCGCTGGCCATCCTGCCCCCGGTGTCCGAGGCGCAGGCGGCCTGCTATTACGCGGACGCGGTCGGCGAGGCCTGA
- a CDS encoding nucleoside deaminase, with protein MTPKDFMAEAVRLATESVTHGWGGPFGAVIVKDGEILARGQNRVLLTGDPTAHGEVEAIRKAIQVLNPQAPSVPEEHQNESTLELVPRPPGSPDPLPERARMLMGCSLYTSGYPCPMCMSAIYWSRIDAVHFSADLEATRKIGFDDAFQYEDFTKPLDQRKIEVDQVHPELGAQAYAAWANKPDHHPY; from the coding sequence ATGACACCCAAGGATTTCATGGCCGAAGCCGTACGGCTGGCCACCGAATCGGTGACTCATGGATGGGGCGGCCCGTTCGGCGCGGTCATCGTCAAGGACGGTGAAATTCTGGCCCGCGGCCAGAATCGCGTTCTTCTCACCGGCGATCCGACCGCGCACGGCGAAGTCGAAGCGATCCGCAAGGCCATTCAGGTCCTGAATCCGCAGGCGCCCTCCGTCCCGGAGGAACACCAGAACGAGTCGACGCTCGAGCTCGTGCCACGTCCCCCGGGCTCGCCCGACCCGCTGCCGGAGCGGGCCAGGATGCTCATGGGCTGTTCGCTCTACACGAGCGGCTATCCGTGCCCGATGTGCATGAGCGCCATTTACTGGTCAAGGATCGACGCCGTGCACTTCAGCGCGGACCTGGAGGCGACCAGGAAGATCGGTTTCGACGACGCCTTCCAGTACGAAGACTTCACGAAGCCTCTCGACCAGCGCAAGATCGAGGTGGATCAAGTCCATCCGGAGCTCGGCGCCCAAGCGTACGCGGCTTGGGCGAACAAGCCCGACCATCACCCCTACTGA